In one Dreissena polymorpha isolate Duluth1 chromosome 7, UMN_Dpol_1.0, whole genome shotgun sequence genomic region, the following are encoded:
- the LOC127838569 gene encoding snRNA-activating protein complex subunit 5-like: MASSNMQMIMKDLQNLKQEESALVNLASKISDQLNRLKVEELALQNMARQQAEELERRSRGSQRSINRSLSHEGGREEEEGDENEEEEFVRPLDLYVNRHFAERNDQEEEEEEDDDEGKQSDDIEQFVKGLC, translated from the coding sequence ATGGCGTCCTCAAATATGCAGATGATCATGAAAGACTTGCAAAATCTGAAGCAGGAGGAGTCTGCGCTTGTGAACCTGGCGTCGAAAATCAGCGACCAGCTCAACCGACTGAAGGTAGAAGAGCTGGCACTACAGAACATGGCGAGGCAGCAGGCTGAGGAACTTGAGCGGAGGTCGCGGGGGTCACAGCGCTCTATAAATAGATCATTGTCACACGAGGGGGggagggaggaggaggagggtgATGAAAATGAGGAGGAGGAGTTTGTCCGCCCGCTGGATTTGTATGTGAATAGGCATTTTGCGGAAAGAAATGAtcaggaggaagaggaggaggaagatGATGATGAGGGAAAACAGTCGGATGACATTGAGCAGTTTGTTAAGGGGCTCTGTTGA
- the LOC127838562 gene encoding kelch-like protein 3 — translation MESERDSPSLEETPQPWRLRVAALVLDALEEMYFSGRHTDIEILVQDRSFHCHRVVLAAVSRYFDAMFASGMRECKDGLVRLQDIEYNTFVDILDFVYSGKLNICEENAEELLRAATLFQIAPLHQKCQDFLLDHVTIENCIGAWRLAKSHECTELAKKSWYMILECFAEVCLTDDFKYLDADEMFHIINDDDLHVLNEEIVCDAVFRWYRYDSENRMDHASRLFEYLRLPLLSSEYLLTEVEPMELVVKSQKCREIVKEAISYHMLPSRRPDFNSPRVTFRRYADMEEVLVLIGGYNATNEKVTDVLAYSFARKTWFKITPLPWPLGREFNSTVYGNDIYVSGGSQKLDALMHYRSDTNEWQRCPNMLKGRRRHAMVAVRDSLFVLGGYDDNLPEEANRTLSDISEYTISSRIWSQCGKLLTPVRSTTAAVSKEKIFVFGGLLADEKETNIVQYFDTRLRTSSRVDDLPYPCKMSRAVVCDKRVFIVCTDGNILTLTDDFVCKRAAKIRHFNRRRFGAIHYKGNILITGGESGSALHTDIFTFNPDVEKCEVIATKNVPSRANFACLKLVIHKKFLKFDVSFDQS, via the coding sequence GAAAGTGAGAGAGACTCCCCGTCGCTAGAAGAGACTCCTCAACCATGGCGTCTGCGCGTGGCGGCGCTCGTGTTGGACGCCCTCGAAGAAATGTACTTCTCGGGCCGCCACACGGACATCGAGATTCTCGTGCAAGATCGCTCCTTTCACTGCCATCGCGTCGTTCTGGCGGCGGTTTCGAGGTACTTTGACGCCATGTTTGCTTCCGGAATGCGAGAGTGTAAGGACGGTTTGGTCCGGTTACAGGATATCGAGTACAACACTTTCGTCGATATTCTTGACTTCGTGTACTCCGGAAAGCTCAACATTTGCGAGGAGAACGCCGAGGAGCTTCTACGGGCGGCGACGCTATTTCAGATCGCGCCGCTGCACCAGAAGTGTCAGGACTTTCTCTTAGATCACGTTACCATTGAAAACTGTATCGGCGCCTGGCGGCTCGCCAAGTCACACGAGTGTACCGAGCTAGCGAAGAAATCGTGGTACATGATCCTGGAATGCTTCGCGGAAGTCTGCCTGACGGACGACTTTAAATACCTGGACGCCGATGAGATGTTTCACATCATAAACGACGACGATTTGCACGTTTTGAACGAGGAGATTGTGTGCGATGCGGTGTTTCGTTGGTACCGTTATGACTCAGAAAACCGCATGGACCATGCTTCGAGACTGTTCGAATATTTACGGCTTCCGTTACTTAGTTCCGAGTACCTCTTGACGGAAGTAGAGCCCATGGAACTCGTTGTAAAGAGTCAGAAATGCAGGGAGATTGTAAAGGAAGCGATCAGCTACCATATGCTGCCCTCCAGGCGGCCGGATTTCAACTCCCCGCGGGTGACCTTCCGGCGGTACGCCGATATGGAAGAAGTGCTCGTTCTAATCGGCGGGTACAACGCCACAAACGAGAAGGTTACGGACGTGCTTGCGTACAGCTTCGCGAGAAAAACCTGGTTCAAAATCACTCCGCTGCCTTGGCCATTGGGTCGGGAATTTAATTCGACCGTGTACGGAAATGACATCTACGTGTCCGGCGGCTCTCAAAAGTTGGACGCCCTAATGCACTACCGCTCGGACACGAACGAGTGGCAACGCTGCCCCAACATGTTAAAAGGGAGGCGGCGACACGCCATGGTGGCGGTCCGGGACTCTCTATTCGTTCTCGGCGGTTACGACGACAATCTACCAGAAGAGGCCAACAGAACGCTTAGCGACATCAGCGAGTATACAATCAGTTCGCGCATATGGAGCCAGTGCGGGAAGCTCCTCACGCCCGTTCGTTCAACGACGGCGGCTGTCAGCAAGGAAAAGATCTTCGTCTTCGGCGGCCTGCTAGCGGACGAGAAGGAAACTAATATAGTGCAGTACTTCGACACGCGGCTGCGCACGAGCAGTCGAGTGGACGACCTCCCATACCCGTGCAAGATGAGCCGAGCCGTCGTCTGCGACAAGCGCGTTTTTATCGTCTGCACCGACGGAAACATTCTGACGCTCACGGACGATTTCGTGTGCAAGCGCGCCGCTAAGATTCGCCATTTCAATCGCCGTCGTTTCGGCGCTATACATTATAAAGGGAACATCCTGATAACGGGTGGCGAAAGTGGATCCGCTTTGCACACGGACATCTTTACGTTCAATCCCGACGTCGAGAAATGCGAGGTGATAGCCACGAAAAATGTTCCCTCGAGGGCCAACTTTGCTTGCCTTAAGCTAGTTATTCACAAAAAGTTCTTGAAGTTTGATGTCTCCTTCGACCAGTCTTga
- the LOC127838568 gene encoding mediator of RNA polymerase II transcription subunit 22-like yields MSQQSASAQRSIPQSKEALLKSYTIRLKDDVKSMLDNFTEIIRLARVEEDGQVSRTAQAEQDQYEMQVRASNIVRAGESLMKLVSDLKIYLILNDFPSVNDSIAHRTQVCKRLQNEIDAKLLSVRDDLATDLYELEDEYYSSVYK; encoded by the exons ATGTCCCAGCAGTCTGCAAGCGCCCAGCGATCTATTCCCCAGAGCAAGGAGGCCCTGTTGAAGTCCTACACGATCCGACTGAAGGATGACGTGAAGTCCATGCTAGACAACTTCACAGAAATCATTAGACTTGCCCGC GTTGAGGAAGACGGTCAAGTATCCAGGACGGCTCAGGCAGAGCAGGACCAGTATGAGATGCAAGTGAGGGCCAGCAATATT GTGAGAGCTGGTGAATCCTTGATGAAACTTGTCTCAGATCTGAAGATTTACTTGATACTCAACGATTTCCCGTCTGTTAACGACTCAATAGCTCATCGAACACAGGTGTGCAAGCGCCTGCAGAACGAGATCGACGCCAAGCTTCTCTCGGTTCGAGACGATCTCGCGACAGATTTGTACGAACTGGAGGACGAGTATTATTCATCAGTGTACAAATAG